The proteins below come from a single Acanthopagrus latus isolate v.2019 chromosome 4, fAcaLat1.1, whole genome shotgun sequence genomic window:
- the cenpf gene encoding centromere protein F isoform X2, whose protein sequence is MSWAVEEWKDGLPGKALQKIQEMEVQLDKLKKERSQKQFQLDSLEAALQKQKQKADSERSETSALKRENQSLVESCDALEKTRQKVSHDLGVKEQQVSYLEGQLNSCRKTIERLEQELKKYKNELDRSQPAGSSSLSSSSSELQPYTTPQKSFSTPAPVAAYRHQDNRLDELQEKYNQEVEERKRLETELKVLQVKLLSQSSVSVSHKDIAARQAGSSIFPWQDQAHSRPSQDAMETPLKRRGTSLWEAHEETPIKARMSSTRVAQSPSGSSQQMEQLNTINQELRGRVSELERNLSTQEKEIRSQASKLQELQTQLNQARKELTERDRDLTKTRHELTQATDRHQQVESKCSSVEQKLKQVSEEMNCQRHNAESCRRTLEQKLKDQERNSQKELAQLQSSHQALDQQLNQTRAKLTQELQQSKKECNMLQADTEKMNFQKSQMEKEVEEQKQKLLRSEQSLQASQTKEQDLRKKLEELQKEKNTATVQLDQSSRRLSQLEEEKKSADQSLKRTQGLLDDIKAKSEGQAEELKRLQAKLEQQTQASARELENMKKTISDAETKNDRSQNDLQKQRQEAEKLTNRLTVLEKESQELKSNLTASQNECKELKQAHQALLEWKKEKETLINETEAVQKDLTDKIANLENSLASLNEATDELKKKLVSVEGDKTSLSAHIDSLKGELLNKSTELEEKEHKYNELQSKFTEAGQKHTKDLENVAVQVAQLEKQVKDLELRLQKELARAEQAERTNAELQDEHQAACDLAHSKDQLLELGQAEVSQLRESLARATAQQEEHSARLAEEKVALQKQCEESVSVKVEETEQFRLRLEDVQQELLISKNQVNSMDQCLKVQEQLGAELHRQIQALTESEEEHKKLNEKKSEELQQLEEELKDLQSDTEEMKQQLRDAEAQISSLEKQKAELENAVQETKKEAETIQQAQSEKINNLLEQISSLEDKLTASKDAAEMLPVLQNELDKVNQSHTDLKKCLETLEKNHSSVTEIKTNLESTLTEKTNLIATLEKKVKELTEKMSKESESHALKIENALNKERRLEEQLEAAKQSLTAAKVESRSWREEIKTMKTTLSAASRGLEERDNMVKSLKEKLNRAEAEQAKTSDLLKEKVVAMNKIKVQMEMLQMDLEDNETAMNSFDSQVEELKGTVESLEAQLAQNQTHMSDMEAMLEESKAQVSVLETRLEEVQCQNSALESQYFTAREELMERSCEITRLEEDAVKRSQLEEDIAALELKLRQSAEENVKLEATLRQIIDDKENNLRQLLQEKNNLEITMKQLADDKEQVEAEMIQVNAQKKRLEADLDELAEENKQLQSNVERFSEEKQKIDRMTAEKQEVESNLRQVTEEKTQLHVALNQMSQDKIQLEAQLSELTAEKNNLNRVAEEKLQLEVNFNQLTEENIRLQSDVSQVTEEKLLLQESIERREDEVASLKEENECIQHSLLSSEQERQRLKELLEVTEKRTEEENRERSQQFEAEQAELHQKLAALQKELVVLKQQYDSLLQQVHQQHSLIQQLSESQASQISEDQISCMESEDTETGEATGQTETESPQMKDELTPTVSEQDELSPNSDESFSETELVFKEDIDESAMIQEQSDDEKVVCVVSAEEMAGKEEEQQPRSDQLPEDSCSPPDVLEATESPQAQDDFHNFKETITKQEDELQTLRAEFDLLKSDLALRMDLTSELEVQVDNLEKKAQAAEEEAHGAAHKLKIALEEKKDVADQLAQLSEERETLTLQLQTSKCQLADVMEMLEGLEMAKGGWDEKFLQQESELKRVRSEKANLEQHILGMESELDTLQDERSRLKEEMETQRRACSGLEQQIETLSTETTQLRSELVSCTEERDDLNQSLGQWREKVYSLEKNNCDTRNLISILEDDIRAGRKEYEALQSSMEKLKTEKQQLLEQIKALEQAISQQSGEREELIGQLGKITEDHTSAYENTESMVGKIQALEGEVCRLSQSLEASLLEKGEIASRLNSTQDEVKQMRTGIEKLQVRIESDERKKKKMGELLKAAQRKSDSLQDRIDALEREREDAEQSLEDAVLQAEMAKAELEEQRQKVEEEKRELNAKLSELSASLDDLRSEKERMERELETKNREIEELKAAKEELERGLERAEVDRREEEERQRNRVEELEKGMKEEAEKQTRQVDDLRAQLEASRQREVTLEQKSAETEGDKERMQSLLVETEKEKTCLQASLEEWQTEGERLRSKAEETEKLHLTLFSLEQERDDLRCSLASVEEEKERLEQERATLADEKEKLLSDLSSIEKEKHDMQQTLSSLKQEKERIEEEKQKLEAEKEELLSSLSLIEVEKNNLSSALSSLREETQRAEEEKEKQSEEQERLQSAVSTTEKEVETYKLCVAKLNEQVSELTSNSARLSKEKDSALSKMSLWMKTCKQLEQEKQDMLNSSGDKKTREEAQTEVNQLKMEAEERMKEVEGLKTSLQQKRTEAEENTKQVVDLKAALDEKKKELEVTTGELEELKSELEELNKLVEDKSSEADESMEKYCSLMVQYHKLEETNDALTTRLEQLTATQRANEANVHSSSTDCTRRRRSARKSSANRQEGKLNDNTENTAPSTPQRSPQGSSAGKRGHRDISDKDAQEALLNLTKKIKANAVTTPKPRSQQEDEEFKPEGLPELVQRGFADIPLGEASPFIMRRTTVKRSPRLAARQAASTPDGKVLSSSADDSINVRKTPEHKEKQQQGENCHVQ, encoded by the exons ATGAGCTGGGCGGTGGAGGAGTGGAAGGATGGACTTCCAGGGAAAGCCCTGCAGAAGATCCAGGAGATGGAGGTCCAGCTGGACAAActgaagaaggagaggagcCAGAAGCAGTTTCAGCTGGACTCCTTAGAGGCTgctctgcagaaacagaaacaaaag GCGGACAGTGAACGGAGCGAGACCTCTGCtctgaagagagagaaccagtCTTTAGTCGAGTCCTGTGACGCTCTAGAGAAAACCCGTCAGAAGGTCAGCCATGACCTCGGAGTCAAAGAGCAGCAG GTGAGCTACCTAGAAGGCCAGCTTAACTCCTGCAGGAAGACCATAGAGCGACTGGAGCAAGAGCTGAAGAA GTATAAGAATGAGCTGGATCGTTCCCAGCCTGCTGGATCCTCCTCTTTgtcatcctcttcctctgagcTTCAGCCCTACACTACTCCACAGAAAAGTTTTTCTACCCCAGCTCCTGTCGCTGCTTACAGACATCAAG ATAACAGACTAGATGAGCTCCAGGAGAAATACAACCAGGAggtagaagaaagaaaaaggctggAGACTGAACTCAAAGTCCTGCAGGTTAAA ctGTTGAGTCAGTCCTCAGTCAGTGTAAGCCACAAGGACATTGCTGCCCGCCAAGCCGGATCTTCCATATTCCCATGGCAGGATCAGGCCCACAGCCGCCCGTCTCAGGATGCGATGGAAACGCCTCTGAAGAGGCGGGGGACGTCCCTGTGGGAAGCCCACGAGGAAACACCTATAAAAGCCAGGATGAGCTCCACCAGAGTAGCACAGAGTCCCAGTGGATCCTCCCAGCAGATGGAGCAGCTAAATACCATCAACCAAG AGCTGCGTGGCCGtgtgtcagagctggagagaaatCTGTCCACTCAGGAGAAGGAAATTCGCAGCCAGGCGTCCAAGCTGCAGGAACTACAGACCCAACTGAACCAGGCCCGCAAAGAGCTGACTGAACGGGACAGAGACCTGACCAAGACCAGACACGAGCTGACCCaggccacagacagacaccagcAGGTTGAATCAAAG TGTTCATCAGTTGAGCAGAAGCTGAAACAAGTCTCGGAGGAGATGAACTGTCAGAGGCACAACGCTGAGAGCTGCAGGCGAACCCTGGAACAGAAACTCAAAGACCAAGAGAGAAACAGCCAAAAG GAGCTGGCTCAGCTGCAGAGTTCTCACCAGGCTTTGGATCAGCAGCTGAACCAGACCAGAGCCAAACTAACACAGGAGctccaacagtccaaaaaagAGTGCAACATGCTGCAGGCTGACACTGAGAAG ATGAATTTCCAGAAGAGTcagatggagaaggaggtggaggagcagaaacagaaattgCTGAGGTCAGAGCAGAGCCTCCAGGCCAGCCAGACCAAAGAGCAGGACCTTCGCAAGAAACTGGAG GAGCTGCAGAAAGAGAAGAACACGGCGACTGTTCAGTTGGACCAGAGCAGCAGGCGTCTGAGtcagctggaggaagagaagaagagcgcAGACCAGAGCCTCAAACGCACCCAGGGATTACTCGATGACATAAAAG CAAAATCAGAAGGGCAGGCGGAGGAACTGAAGAGACTTCAGGCTAAACTGGAGCAGCAGACTCAGGCTTCGGCCCGCGAgctggaaaacatgaaaaagaccATTTCTGATGCAGAGACCAAAAATGACAG ATCTCAGAATGACCTACAGAAACAGAGGCAAGAGGCAGAGAAGCTGACCAACAGGCTGACGGTCCTGGAGAAGGAGAGCCAGGAGCTGAAATCCAATCTCACTGCGAGTCAGAACGAGTGTAAGGAACTGAAACAAGCGCATCAAGCTCTGCTGgagtggaagaaagaaaaggagaccTTGATCAATGAAACTGAGGCTGTGCAAAAAGACCTCACTGATAAAATTGCCAATTTGGAAAACAGTCTCGCCTCACTGAATGAGGCTACTGATGAACTGAAG aAGAAGCTTGTGAGTGTAGAGGGAGACAAGACCAGTCTGTCTGCTCACATCGACTCGTTGAAGGGAGAACTCCTCAACAAGAGCACAGAgttggaggagaaggagcacaAGTACAACGAGCTCCAATCTAAGTTCACTGAAGCTGGGCAGAAACACACCAAAGACCTGGAGAATGTTGCTGTACAAGTGGCTCAGCTTGAGAAACAg GTCAAAGATCTGGAGTTGCGTTTGCAAAAAGAGTTGGCTCGAGCAGAGCAGGCTGAGAGGACCAACGCAGAGCTGCAGGACGAGCACCAGGCAGCCTGCGATCTGGCTCACTCCAAAGACCAGCTGCTAGAGTTGGGCCAAGCTGAGGTCAGCCAGCTGAGAGAGAGCCTCGCTCGGGCCACTgcacagcaggaggagcacagTGCCAG GTTGGCGGAGGAGAAGGTAGCCCTGCAGAAGCAGTGTGAGGAGAGTGTTTCAGTGAAGGTTGAAGAGACTGAACAGTTTAGGCTTCGGCTGGAGGACGTTCAGCAAGAGCTGCTGATTTCCAAAAACCAG GTCAATTCCATGGATCAGTGCCTGAAGGTCCAGGAGCAACTGGGAGCTGAGCTGCACAGACAAATTCAGGCACTGACGGAAAGTGAAGAGGAGCACAAAAAACTGAATGAGAAAAAGTCAGAAGAGCTCCAGCAGttagaggaggagctgaaggatcTGCAGAGCGACACAGAAGAGATGAAGCAGCAGCTCCGAGATGCTGAAGCCCAGATTTCATCTCTTGAGAAACAAAAGGCTGAGCTGGAAAATGCAGTTCAAGAGACTAAGAAGGAGGCTGAG ACAATCCAGCAGGCTCAGAGTGAGAAGATCAACAATCTTCTGGAGCAGATATCCTCATTAGAAGACAAACTAACTGCAAGCAAGGATGCAGCAGAGATGCTTCCAGTCTTGCAGAATGAACTGGACAAGGTCAACCAGTCCCACACTGACCTCAAGAAGTGCCTGGAAACGCTTGAAAAGAACCATTCCTCCGTTACTGAAATAAAGACCAACTTGGAGAGCACCCTGACTGAGAAAACCAATCTGATTGCTACTTTggagaaaaaagtcaaagagCTCACAGAGAAGATGAGCAAAGAGTCTGAGAGTCATGCTTTGAAGATCGAAAATGCCCTTAACAAAGAGAGGCGTCTCGAAGAGCAGCTGGAAGCCGCTAAGCAATCATTAACTGCAGCTAAAGTGGAATCACGGTCTTGGCGGGAGGAGATAAAGACCATGAAGACgactctgtctgctgcctcacGCGGCCTCGAAGAGAGAGACAACATGGTAAAGAGCCTGAAGGAGAAGCTGAATAGAGCGGAGGCAGAGCAGGCCAAAACATCAGATCTCCTGAAAGAGAAAGTGGTTGCCATGAACAAAATCAAG GTGCAAATGGAGATGCTGCAGATGGACCTGGAGGACAACGAGACGGCTATGAACTCATTTGACAGTCAGGTGGAGGAACTGAAGGGAACCGTAGAGTCACTGGAGGCTCAGCTAGCTCAGAACCAGACCCACATGTCTGACATGGAGGCCATGCTGGAGGAGAGCAAAGCCCAG GTCTCAGTCTTGGAAACCCGGTTAGAGGAGGTTCAATGTCAGAACTCTGCGCTGGAGTCGCAATATTTCACAGCCAGggaggagctgatggagaggagCTGTGAAATAACTCGACTGGAAGAGGACGCTGTCAAGCGAagccagctggaggaggacatCGCTGCGCTAGAGTTGAAACTCAGGCAAAGTGCAGAGGAAAATGTCAAGTTAGAGGCGACTCTCAGGCAGATAAttgatgacaaagaaaacaaccttAGGCAGTTGCTACAGGAGAAAAATAACCTTGAGATCACTATGAAACAGCTGGCCGATGACAAAGAGCAAGTCGAGGCTGAAATGATTCAAGTTAATGCACAGAAGAAACGGCTGGAAGCAGATTTAGACGAGCTCGCTGAAGAGAACAAACAACTGCAGAGCAACGTTGAGCGGTTTAGTGAAGAGAAGCAAAAGATTGATCGAATGACTGCAGAGAAGCAAGAAGTTGAATCGAACCTTAGGCAGGTCACTGAAGAGAAAACCCAACTACATGTTGCCCTTAATCAGATGAGCCAGGACAAGATCCAACTTGAGGCTCAACTAAGCGAACTGACCGCAGAGAAAAATAACCTGAATAGAGTCGCTGAGGAAAAGCTTCAGCTGGAAGTTAACTTTAATCAGCTGACTGAAGAGAACATCAGGCTTCAATCTGATGTGAGTCAAGTAActgaggagaagctgctgttACAAGAGAGCATAGAGAGGCGTGAAGATGAGGTGGCTTCACTCAAAGAGGAGAACGAGTGTATCCAGCACTCACTGCTGTCCTCAGAGCAGGAGCGCCAGaggctgaaggagctgctcGAGGTGACGGAGAAGAGgactgaggaggagaacagggagaG GAGCCAGCAGTTTGAGGCAGAGCAGGCAGAACTGCATCAGAAGCTGGCGGCCTTACAGAAGGAGCTGGTGGTGTTGAAGCAGCAGTACGAttcactgctgcagcaggtgcACCAACAACACAGCCTCATACAGCAGCTCTCAGAATCGCAGGCATCCCAGATCTCAGAAGACCAAATCAGCTGCATGGAGTCTGAGGACACAGAAACTGGTG AGGCAACAGGACAGACTGAAACAGAGTCCCCTCAAATGAAAGACGAGCTGACCCCGACGGTGTCCGAGCAGGATGAACTTTCCCCCAATTCTGATGAATCTTTCAG TGAGACAGAGCTGGTCTTCAAGGAGGACATCGATGAGTCGGCGATGATCCAGGAACAATCGGACGATGAgaaggtggtgtgtgtggtcagtGCAGAGGAAATGGCTGgtaaagaggaggagcagcagccacGCTCAGACCAG CTTCCTGAAGACAGCTGTAGTCCCCCAGATGTTCTTGAAGCGACAGAGTCACCTCAGGCCCAAGATGACTTCCACAATTTCAAGGAAACAATCACAAAACAAGAAGATGAACTCCAGACTCTGCGTGCAGAGTTCGACCTACTAAAATCCGACCTCGCACTGAGAATGGATTTGACCTCTGAACTGGAAGTTCAAGTTGACAACCTGGAGAAGAAAgctcaggcagcagaggaggaggcgcaCGGTGCAGCACATAAACTGAAAATCgccctggaggagaagaaagacgTTGCTGACCAG TTGGCTCAGCTGTCAGAAGAGAGGGAGACGTTAACTCTGCAGCTCCAAACGTCTAAATGCCAGCTGGCAGATGTGATGGAGATGCTGGAAGGACTGGAGATGgccaaag GTGGGTGGGATGAGAAATTCCTCCAGCAGGAGAGCGAGCTGAAGAGGGTTCGCTCTGAGAAAGCCAACCTGGAGCAGCACATCCTGGGCATGGAGTCTGAGCTGGACACCCTGCAGGACGAGAGGAGCAGgctgaaggaggagatggagaccCAAAGGAGGGCTTGTTCCGGCTTGGAGCAGCAGATAGAAACACTCTCAACAGAG ACAACCCAGCTGAGATCTGAACTCGTGTCCTGCACTGAGGAGCGAGATGACCTGAACCAGTCTTTGGGCCAGTGGAGGGAGAAAGTTTACAGTCTGGAGAAGAACAACTGTGACACCAGAAACTTAATTTCCATCCTGGAGGACGACATCAGAGCAGGGAGGAAGGAGTATGAAGCCCTTCAAAGCAGCATGGAGAAACTGAAGACAGAGAAGCAACAG CTGTTGGAGCAGATTAAGGCGCTGGAGCAGGCAATATCCCAACAGAGCGGAGAAAGAGAGGAGCTCATCGGGCAGCTAGGCAAGATCACAGAAGACCACACCTCAGCCTATGAGAACACTGAGTCCATGGTCGGCAAGATACAG GCGTTGGAGGGAGAAGTGTGCCGTCTCTCACAGTCTCTTGAAGCCTCTCTGCTAGAAAAAGGAGAGATCGCCTCTCGCCTGAACTCTACACAAGATGAGGTCAAGCAGATGAGGACTGGTATCGAAAAGCTCCAGGTCCGCATCGAGTCGGacgagagaaagaagaagaagatgggaGAGCTGCTCAAAG CGGCTCAGAGAAAGTCTGATTCACTGCAAGATCGCATTGATGCCCTGGAGCGAGAACGGGAAGATGCAGAGCAAAGTCTGGAGGACGCTGTGCTGCAG GCTGAAATGGCCAAagctgagctggaggagcaAAGGCAAAAG gtggaggaggaaaagagggagctCAACGCCAAACTATCAGAGCTCTCTGCCTCGCTGGACGACCTGAGATCTGAGAAAGAACGCATGGAGCGagagctggaaacaaaaaaccGAGAGATAGAAGAACTGAAGGCCGCcaaggaggagctggagagagggctggagagggcagaggtggacagaagagaggaagaggaacgaCAGAGAAACAGGgtagaggagctggagaaagggatgaaagaggaagcagagaagcaAACGAGACAGGTGGACGACCTCCGGGCTCAGCTGGAAGCGTCTCGGCAGAGAGAAGTCACCCTCGAACAGAAGAGTGCAGAAACTGAAGGGGACAAAGAGAGGATGCAGTCTCTGCTGGTGGAGACggagaaagagaaaacctgTCTGCAGGCTTCTCTGGAGGAGTGGCAGACGGAAGGAGAGAGGCTCCGCTCAAAGgcagaggagacggagaaaCTGCACTTGACCCTGTTCTCCCTGGAACAAGAGCGTGATGACCTGCGCTGCTCACTTGCATCTgtagaagaagagaaagaaagactaGAACAAGAGCGGGCGACATTAGCTGATGAGAAAGAGAAGCTTCTATCTGACCTGTCCTCGATAGAAAAGGAGAAACACGACATGCAACAAACTCTCTCTTCATTAAAACAAGAGAAGGAAAGaatagaggaggagaaacagaagtTAGAGGCTGAAAAAGAAGAATTGTTGTCTTCGCTGTCTTTGATAGAAGTGGAGAAAAATAACTTGTCGTCAGCTCTGTCTTCTCTGCGCGAAGAGACGcagagagcagaagaggagaaagagaaacagtcagAAGAGCAAGAGAGACTTCAGTCTGCAGTTTCCACTACGGAGAAGGAGGTGGAAACATACAAGCTGTGTGTCGCAAAGCTCAACGAGCAg GTGTCCGAGCTGACCTCTAACAGCGCCCGTCTGTCTAAAGAGAAAGACTCCGCCCTGAGCAAGATGAGTCTTTGGATGAAGACCTGCaaacagctggagcaggagaagcaAGACATGTTAAACAGCTCAG GTGACAAAAAGACGAGAGAGGAGGCGCAGACTGAGGTGAACCAGCTGAAGATGGAGGCAGAAGAGAGAATGAAGGAAGTTGAGGGCCTGAAAACTTCCCTGCAGCAGAAGAGGACGGAGGCAGAAGAAAACACTAAGCAGGTGGTGGATCTTAAAGCTGCCCTcgatgaaaagaagaaggaacTAGAAGTGACAAcaggagagctggaggagctgaagagtgAGCTGGAAGAACTCAACAAACTTGTGGAGGACAAAAGCAGCGAGGCAGATGAGAGCATGGAGAAATACTGCAGTCTGATGGTTCAATACCACAAACTGGAAGAGACCAACGATGCACTGACGACGCGCCTGGAGCAGCTCACTGCCACCCAGCGCGCTAACGAAGCTAACGTCCACTCCAGCAGCACCGACTGTACACGCCGCCGGCGCTCAGCGAGGAAGTCCTCCGCCAACCGTCAGGAAGGAAAGCTGAACGACAACACTGAGAACACAGCTCCTTCAACACCTCAGAGGTCTCCTCAGGGCTCCTCTGCAGGGAAGCGAGGTCACCGTGACATCAGTGATAAAGACGCACAGGAGGCCCTCCTCAACCTGACAAAGAAGATCAAAGCCAACGCAGTGACGACACCCAAACCAAGAAGTCAGCAGGAAGATGAGGAATTCAAACCAGAGGGACTTCCTGAGCTGGTGCAGAGAG GGTTTGCTGATATTCCTCTGGGGGAGGCCAGTCCATTCATCATGAGGAGAACCACAGTGAAGCGCAGTCCTCGGCTGGCTGCCAGACAGGCTGCTTCCACACCTGACGGCAAG GTTTTGAGTTCCTCTGCAGACGACTCGATAAATGTAAGGAAGACGCCGGAgcacaaagagaaacaacagcaagGAGAAAACTGTCACGTACAGTAG